In Sulfitobacter guttiformis, the genomic stretch TCGCCACCGCGACAAATGCTTATCTGCGCGCGACGACCCCGGATGAGCAGGTCACCGCACTCGACTTACTTGCCCGAGCTTATGAGGCAAATAATCGGGGCCGCGATATGATTGCGCCCTTGCGCCTTGCCGCTACGGTTGAACCAGAGGCTGGTTTTGAGTCCGCTATGGAAGCTGCGATCGGCAAATACGGGTTCCGCATTACGGATACACGCGTAGACAATAACACAGCCCGCCCGCGCATTTGCGCCGAGTTCTCGGAAAAGCTGGTGGCAGGTGGAATTGATTACGCCCCTTTTGTCCGGCTGGAGGACCCCAAACTGGTTGTCGAAGCAGACGGTCAGACGCTGTGTATCGACGGCGTCCGCTTTGGCAGCCGCACAACGGCAACCTTCCGTGCAGGATTGCCCGCAGCCAGTGGCGAGGTTCTGCATAAGGACGTGACCATCACTCAATATGTCCGTGACCGCGATCCTTCTGTACGCTTTTCCGGCCGCGCTTACGTACTGCCGCGCGGGTCCGATGCTGCGCTGCCAATCGAGACTGTGAACACAGACGCCGTCACCCTCAAGCTGCGCCGCGTGAGCGACCGCAATCTGCTGCGCACCATTCAGGACAGCTACTTCGGCAAGCCGCTCAGCCAGTACGAGGAGGAAAGGTTCGCCGATAACATTGCGCAGGATATCTGGGAGGGGAACGGCGTAGTACAAAATAGCCTGAACGATGCGATGACAACCCGATTGCCGCTGGCAGAGGCGCTGGCGGGGCAGCCTGCAGGAATTTACGCGCTCACTGCGGGGATTAAGGGTGCTGATCCATACGAAACGCCCTCAGCGACGCAGTGGTTCATCCTCACTGATATGGGGCTGAGTACAATCTCGGGCACCGACGGTCTGCATGCCACCGTGCTGGGGCTTGGTGATGCGGCGCCGCGCAGCGATGTGACACTCACGCTGATCTCGCGTGCCAATGCGGTATTGGGGGAGGTTGCGACCGATGCCCATGGTCGCGCCCATTTACCGAATGGTTTGACGCGCGGCAGCGGTGCGTCCGCGCCCGCGTTGCTGATGGCGCGGGGCAGTGATGGCGATACGGCGTTTCTATCACTGACCGATCCCGAGTTTGATTTGTCAGATCGGGGTGTCGAAGGACGCCCGTCTGCGCCCCTCGTTGATACTTTTCTGACAACAAATCGCGGCGCTTACCGCGTTGGTGAAACAATATTTGTGACCGTCCTTACCCGTGACGGTCAGGGCCGCGCGCTGGAAGGTGTGCCGCTGGTGGCTGTGCTAAAGCGGCCTGATGGCGCAGAATATAGCCGCACCCTCACGAGTGGTGCTATGGCCGGAGGGCATGTTTTTGCACTGCCGCTCGGCATGCAGGTGCCACGGGGCGCATGGCGGCTCGATTTGGTGGCTGACCCTGCTGACGGGCCGCTGGCTTCGCAGACTGTGCTTGTCGAAGATTTTTTGCCTGACCGTATCGAATTTGACATTGCTCTGCCTGAAACGCCTGTTGCGTTGGGGGACCGTCCAGCGCTCTCCATTGCGGCGCGCTATTTGTTCGGTGCGCCTGCGGCCGGACTGGAGGCGGAAGGCGAGATCCGTTTGCGGACTACCCGCACGTTAGAGGAATATAAGGGATATGTATTTGGCCGCCATGATGCGCGGTTCGATACGCGCACGACCTATTTCGAGCCCACCGGAACTGATGCGCAGGGTAATGCCGTCTTGAACGTCGTCATGCCACAGATCGACGAAGCGCCAAGCCAGCCGTTCGAGCTGGCGGTTGTGGTACGGATCGCCGAAGGATCGGGCCGTCCGGTTGAGCGGCGACTAACCCGCGCGTTAAAGTCGCAAGGGCCGATGATCGGAATAAAGCCGAACTTTATCGACGTCCTCGCCGAGGGAAGTGATGCAGAGTTTGACCTAATTACCACCAGCGGCGAGATGCCTGTGCGCTGGACCTTCAACCGGATTGATACACAGTACCAATGGTACCAGCAGGGCGGCAACTGGGCGTGGGAGCCGGTTACGCGACGCATCCGTATCGGCACGGGGGAGCTAACGCTCGCGGAGGGGCCTACCGGCATCGCTCAACCGACCGCGTGGGGAGAATATGAACTGGTGGTCGAGCAACTCGAAGCGCCATTTGCCGTGACCTCGGCCACGCTCTCGTCAGGCTGGTATGGCGGTGGCGATGCGTCAGCCACGCCCGATTTTCTGGCGGTCTCCTTGAACGACGAAAGCTTTGACGTCGGCGATGAGGCGGAGCTGCGGCTGGTGGCGCCGACAGCTGGTATTGCCTTGATTTCGGTTCTGTCCAACCGCGTGATCGACCAGATGAGTCTCGCCGTCGAAAAGGGCGAAAATCTAATCCCGATGACTGTGACGCAGGACTGGGGCAACAGCGCCTATGTCACCGCTTCGCTTGTTCGTCCAATGGATTTGACCGCAGGCCTGAACCCTGCGCGCAGTATTGGCCTTGCACATGCGGCCGTGCGGCCTGAGGGCAAGCAGCTTACCGTCAGCTTGAACGCGCCTGGACAGGTCGACGGACAGGCAGGGATGATGGCCGTTCCGCTGAAGGTCGAAGGCATAAAGGCGGGCGAAAAGGCTTATGTTACACTCGCGGCTGTCGACCTAGGCATCCTTAACCTCACCGATTTCCAAGTGCCCGATCCCACGGATCACTACTTTGGCCAACGGCGTCTGGGTGTGGGGTTGCGCGATATGTACGGTCGGCTGATAGACGGATTGAGCGGGGCAATGGGAGCTGTTCGCTCCGGCGGTGACGCAGCGGCATCGGCACAGTTGCAATCGCCCCCGCCGACCGAAGCGTTGATGGCGTTTTTCAGCGGTCCGGTCACAGTAGATGCAAGCGGGCACACGGTCATCGAGGTAGCCCGCCCTGCCTTCAACGGCACCGTGCGCCTTATGGCTGTCGCGTGGTCGGAGTCGGGTATTGGCAATGCGACGCAGGATGTGATCGCTCGCGATCCGGTTGTGATCACGGCCAGCCTCCCACGTTTGCTTGCACCTGACGACAGCAGCCGCTTGCTGCTCGAAATGATCCCCACTGGCGATCAATCGGGCGATATGAAATTGGAGATTTTTGCTGACGCAGGGGTGGCATTGGGACCTGTACCCGCTCAGGTTAACCTAACAAGTGGGAATACGCTGCGTCTGCCGCTGGAGATTATTGCACGTGAAATCGGGGATCATGATATTATCGTTCAACTTACGATGCCGAATGGTGAGGCACTGCGCCGTGTTCTGCACATGCCGGTTCGTATCAATGATCCGGAGGTCGCAACGACCCGCCAGTTCTCGCTTGGCCCTGATGAGACATTCACCTTCGACACGGCAGTTCTGACAGGTCTGCGTGCAGGAACCGCGAGTGCCTCGCTGAGTGTGGGCGCGCTGGCGCGATTTGACGTGCCGGGATTGCTGCGCCTGCTAGATCGTTACCCCTATGGCTGCACGGAGCAGGTGACCTCCGGCGCACTGCCGCTTCTTTATTTGAGCGATCTAGCGCAGGATGCCGGTTTGGGCACTCCGCCCGAAATCGATGCGAAGATTGCTAATAGCATTTCAAAGGTTCTTGCGCGGCAGTCAGCGAATGGTGCTTTTGGAATGTGGCGCGCAGATACGGGCGCTTTTTGGCTGGATGCCTATGTCACTGATTTTCTGTGGCGTGCGGATGCACAGGGCCATGCTGTACCTGCGCGTGCCATGGCTTTGGCGCTGGACAATCTGCGCAACCGGATCAATTTCGCGCCGGATTTTGACAAGGGAGGCGAAGATATCGCCTATGCCATGTTGGTACTTGCCCGCGCCGGTGCGGCCCAGATGGGTGATTTGCGATATTATGCGGATACCAAAGCTGGTGCATTCGCCACACCGATGGCCGCGGCACAACTCGGGGCTGCACTTGCGGCTTATGGCGATCCGGCGCGCGCCGATGTGATGTTTGCACGCGCCGGCGCCCTCATGCTGCGTCCTGCGGATCAGACTGTTTGGCGTGATGATTTCGGCAGTGATCTGCGAGACCGCGCTGCTGTTGTCACGCTTGCTGCCGAGGCGGGAAGCACCGCGCTCAGTCTCGCCGACATCACGCGATCGCTACAGCCCCAAGGGCGGGGTTTGTCAACACAGGAGGCGGCTCAGGTTGTGTTGGCTGCCCATGCGTTAGGAGTCGCGCAAACCGACACTGGTATCGAGGTAAATGGTCAACCGGCGACGGGAAACGTGGTGCGGCGCATCAGTGACCGCGATCCGGTCGTGACCACCCTGCGCAACACCTCACGCGACAACATCGACCTGACGCTTACAACATTCGGGGTGCCAGAGATCTCGCCCGACGCTGGGGGCTATGGCTACGCGCTCACGCGGCAGTATTTCACGATGGAGGGAGTTGAGGTTACCGGTCCTTTTGCTTCTGGCACGCGACTGGTCGCGGTTCTGAACGTCCAACCCTTCGAGCAATTCGGCGCACGCTTGATGATCGACGATCCGCTTCCGGGTGGTTTCGAGATCGACAATCCAAGCCTGCTTCGCAGTGGCGCGGTACAAGCGCTCGACTGGCTAAGGGTGGTGGAACCGCAAAACGTCGAATTCCGCGCTGACAGATTTCTGGCGGCGGTCGATCATGACGGGTCAGAAGCCTTCCAGCTCGCTTATGTCGTGCGGGCAGTATCGCCGGGGGAGTACCATCATCCTGCCGCGTTGGTCACTGATATGTACCGTCCTGAATATCGCGGTAATACCGCTGCTGGCCGCTTGACCGTCACCCCGTGAGGAGGGGCGCACTCTGTCTGGTGGCGCTTGTTGTATCGCTTGGCCTTGCTGCTCATTGCCGCGACAGGATTGATCGTTGGATCGCGCAGACAGTACTACCGCCGGTCTTGTCAGACGTGAGCGTGGAGGTGCGCGGGATGGATGGCACCCTACTGCGCGCCTTTGCGGTGGAGAATGGTCGCATGCGTCTGGCGCTTCGACTGGAGGAGGTCGATCCGAAGTTCGTTGAAATGCTCATTGCCTATGAAGACCGCCGGTTTTTCCGTCATCACGGCGTCGATTATCGCGCCATGCTGCGGGCCGGCGTACAGGCGCTCTGGTACGGTGAGGTCGTCTCGGGGGCGTCTACAATAACCATGCAGGTTGCCCGTCTACTGGAAAACTCCGGCACCGGCAGCAGCGCGGGAAAGCTTCGGCAAATAAGGGTTGCATTGGCGCTGGAGCGGCACCTGTCGAAGGCGGAAATTCTGACGCTCTACCTACATCACGCGCCTTATGGCGGTGCGGTAGAAGGGTTACGCGCTGCCAGCTTTGCATGGTTCGGCAAAGAGCCTGTGCGCCTGACCGAGGCCGAGGCTGCGCTTCTGGTGGCTCTGCCGCAATCGCCAGAGAAGCGCAGGCCTGACCGGCATCCACAAGCCGCACTTGAAGCCCGCGCACGGGTGCTTGCACGCTTGCAATTCGCCCCTGAGGCGCGCCAGCCTGAAGTGCCGCGCCAGATGCACGCCTTTCCGCAGGACGCGCCCCATCTAGCCGCCCGTTTGCACCGTCAGTCAGCAGCGACACGTCGTCATGATACAACGATCGACCCGCATATGCAGCGACAGATGCAAGCGCTGGCACTGCGGGCTGTCGCAGGGCAGGCAAAGGGCGTTTCTGCTGCGATCATGGTCGCAGACCACAGCACAGGTGCAATTATTGCGCATGTTGGCTCCCCTGCATTCAGCGGTGACAATGGCGCGCTCGGGTTCGTGGATATGACGGACGCCTTGCGCTCCCCGGGGTCGACGCTCAAACCGCTGGTTTACGGTCTGGCGTTCGACGAGGGGCTGGCCCATCCCGATACGTTGATCAATGATGCGCCTGTGGCCTTTGGCAGTTATGCACCTCAGAATTTCGATGGGCAGTTTCGTGGCATGCTGACGGTACGCGACGCCCTCACGTTGTCACTGAATATTCCACCAGTTCTGCTTACGCATGAATTGGGTGCAGCGCGGTTGATGTCGGGTCTAAGGCGCGCAGGAACGCGGCCCGAGTTGCCTGCGGGGCAAGCAGGCCTTGCTGTGGCTCTCGGCGGTGTGGGTATGCGGCTGACGGATCTGGTGCAGCTTTATGCAGGGATAGCCCAAGGAGGGCGGGCCGTCCCGCTGCGCGTAGAGCGGGAGCATGCTGCGAAGACAGGTCGCTTTTTATCGCCTGTCGGGGCTTGGCAGGTATCGCATATTCTGGCTGGGATCGCGCCGCCGTCCGGCTTCTCTGCCGCCACGGGACAAGTCGCTTATAAAACCGGAACGTCATACGGGCACCGCGATGCTTGGGCGATCGGTTTTGACGGACAACATGTGGTTGGTGTCTGGCTGGGGCGTCCTGATGGCACGCCCGTGCCGGGGGCATTTGGCGGTGATCTGGCGGCGCCTGTCCTGTTTGAGGCGTTCGGCCGCATCGGGAGTATTCGCATGCCGCTGCCGCTGCCTCCCGCAGACACACTTATCCTTGGTACCGCGCATTTGCCCGCTCCTTTGCGTGTTTTTCAAAGCCGTGAAGCGGTGTTCTCCGACATCCCCAACCGCCCCGTTGTGATTTTTCCACCCGATGGCACCGTCCTGCGGCGCAGCGGTTTTGGCGTCCCGCTCAAACTGCGGGCGGGCGTGCTGCCGCTGACGGTACTGGTGGACGGCCTGCCCACAGTGACAAACTTGCGGGTTCGTGATGTAGTGCTACCATTGTCGGCGGCTGGTTTCACAAGAATTTCGGTTGTTGATGCGCAGGGACGCAGCGACAGTGTGGAAATCCGGCTGGACTAATCCGCGCACCAGTGCGAGTGATCGGCCATGTCCCTTGCCCTGTCCGTCCTTCCCCTTTTACTGATTTTGGTCGCGGGTTATGCGCTGGCAAAATCTGACATTATTCCGCGCACACAATGGGACGCAATCGAGACGCTGTCTTTTCGTGGACTGATCCCAGCCACTCTGATTTTAGCGATTGCGCAATCGGATCTCTCGCTGGAGCGTTTTGGTGGATTCGGCCTTGC encodes the following:
- a CDS encoding alpha-2-macroglobulin family protein, whose amino-acid sequence is MRIWVTAAAAALGLLGGISNVAAQQAMPEQRYIYTQDADFYGADLGPLFETTQSACARACSAQTECTAFTFNTRSNACFPKSAVTEEQFFQGALSARKIMQSPDKTALAAQRLREIEFLSAPDLDAAIALVQTNADRHPLSAALPEDMINAMNVAIEQGDVATAALWAGHAVALTDRGDLWARLSELGLMPRKGTPRDLARRLEEEAVATATNAYLRATTPDEQVTALDLLARAYEANNRGRDMIAPLRLAATVEPEAGFESAMEAAIGKYGFRITDTRVDNNTARPRICAEFSEKLVAGGIDYAPFVRLEDPKLVVEADGQTLCIDGVRFGSRTTATFRAGLPAASGEVLHKDVTITQYVRDRDPSVRFSGRAYVLPRGSDAALPIETVNTDAVTLKLRRVSDRNLLRTIQDSYFGKPLSQYEEERFADNIAQDIWEGNGVVQNSLNDAMTTRLPLAEALAGQPAGIYALTAGIKGADPYETPSATQWFILTDMGLSTISGTDGLHATVLGLGDAAPRSDVTLTLISRANAVLGEVATDAHGRAHLPNGLTRGSGASAPALLMARGSDGDTAFLSLTDPEFDLSDRGVEGRPSAPLVDTFLTTNRGAYRVGETIFVTVLTRDGQGRALEGVPLVAVLKRPDGAEYSRTLTSGAMAGGHVFALPLGMQVPRGAWRLDLVADPADGPLASQTVLVEDFLPDRIEFDIALPETPVALGDRPALSIAARYLFGAPAAGLEAEGEIRLRTTRTLEEYKGYVFGRHDARFDTRTTYFEPTGTDAQGNAVLNVVMPQIDEAPSQPFELAVVVRIAEGSGRPVERRLTRALKSQGPMIGIKPNFIDVLAEGSDAEFDLITTSGEMPVRWTFNRIDTQYQWYQQGGNWAWEPVTRRIRIGTGELTLAEGPTGIAQPTAWGEYELVVEQLEAPFAVTSATLSSGWYGGGDASATPDFLAVSLNDESFDVGDEAELRLVAPTAGIALISVLSNRVIDQMSLAVEKGENLIPMTVTQDWGNSAYVTASLVRPMDLTAGLNPARSIGLAHAAVRPEGKQLTVSLNAPGQVDGQAGMMAVPLKVEGIKAGEKAYVTLAAVDLGILNLTDFQVPDPTDHYFGQRRLGVGLRDMYGRLIDGLSGAMGAVRSGGDAAASAQLQSPPPTEALMAFFSGPVTVDASGHTVIEVARPAFNGTVRLMAVAWSESGIGNATQDVIARDPVVITASLPRLLAPDDSSRLLLEMIPTGDQSGDMKLEIFADAGVALGPVPAQVNLTSGNTLRLPLEIIAREIGDHDIIVQLTMPNGEALRRVLHMPVRINDPEVATTRQFSLGPDETFTFDTAVLTGLRAGTASASLSVGALARFDVPGLLRLLDRYPYGCTEQVTSGALPLLYLSDLAQDAGLGTPPEIDAKIANSISKVLARQSANGAFGMWRADTGAFWLDAYVTDFLWRADAQGHAVPARAMALALDNLRNRINFAPDFDKGGEDIAYAMLVLARAGAAQMGDLRYYADTKAGAFATPMAAAQLGAALAAYGDPARADVMFARAGALMLRPADQTVWRDDFGSDLRDRAAVVTLAAEAGSTALSLADITRSLQPQGRGLSTQEAAQVVLAAHALGVAQTDTGIEVNGQPATGNVVRRISDRDPVVTTLRNTSRDNIDLTLTTFGVPEISPDAGGYGYALTRQYFTMEGVEVTGPFASGTRLVAVLNVQPFEQFGARLMIDDPLPGGFEIDNPSLLRSGAVQALDWLRVVEPQNVEFRADRFLAAVDHDGSEAFQLAYVVRAVSPGEYHHPAALVTDMYRPEYRGNTAAGRLTVTP
- the pbpC gene encoding penicillin-binding protein 1C, translating into MALVVSLGLAAHCRDRIDRWIAQTVLPPVLSDVSVEVRGMDGTLLRAFAVENGRMRLALRLEEVDPKFVEMLIAYEDRRFFRHHGVDYRAMLRAGVQALWYGEVVSGASTITMQVARLLENSGTGSSAGKLRQIRVALALERHLSKAEILTLYLHHAPYGGAVEGLRAASFAWFGKEPVRLTEAEAALLVALPQSPEKRRPDRHPQAALEARARVLARLQFAPEARQPEVPRQMHAFPQDAPHLAARLHRQSAATRRHDTTIDPHMQRQMQALALRAVAGQAKGVSAAIMVADHSTGAIIAHVGSPAFSGDNGALGFVDMTDALRSPGSTLKPLVYGLAFDEGLAHPDTLINDAPVAFGSYAPQNFDGQFRGMLTVRDALTLSLNIPPVLLTHELGAARLMSGLRRAGTRPELPAGQAGLAVALGGVGMRLTDLVQLYAGIAQGGRAVPLRVEREHAAKTGRFLSPVGAWQVSHILAGIAPPSGFSAATGQVAYKTGTSYGHRDAWAIGFDGQHVVGVWLGRPDGTPVPGAFGGDLAAPVLFEAFGRIGSIRMPLPLPPADTLILGTAHLPAPLRVFQSREAVFSDIPNRPVVIFPPDGTVLRRSGFGVPLKLRAGVLPLTVLVDGLPTVTNLRVRDVVLPLSAAGFTRISVVDAQGRSDSVEIRLD